CCATACCGCTACAGGACTGTTTGGGAAAAGAGTTGTTGCCTTTGTACGATGATCATGACCGGTTGCTCATCGTGCTTTGCGATCCTTATCGCCCGTTCCTGCACGAATGGCTGACAGAGTCGCTTGGACCACGTGCTTTTGAAATTGCCTTGAGTACGAGAGCAAACATCCAGACTTTCATGGCCAGCTGGGGCGAAAGCCATCGGTTGTCCCAGGATGTCACGAGTGCCTCCCTCGATACTGGGCGGTTGCCCGCGCTGACACTCACCGTTGCCTCGCTGAAGGAAGAGCATCCAGCGGTGCGCGGTCTGAACGCTATTTTGCTCGATGCAATGAATAGCCGGGCCAGTGATGTCCATCTTGAAAATACCCAATCGGGATTACTGGTTCGACTGCGTCTGGACGGTGTGCTGGTGATGGTCAACACCTTTACAGGGCGAGAGCTGGCGGAGCAGATTGTCTCGCGTATCAAGGTGCTGGCTGAATTGGACATTTCTGAACAGCGCATCCCCCAGGATGGCCGCTGTCGAGCGATCATCAATGAGCGCGATGTGGATATCCGCGTATCCATCATGCCTGGTCTATTCGGTGAAGATGCCGTGCTGCGCTTGCTCGACCGCAGTCACCTGACAGGTGAGGATGCGGAGTTATCCCTTGAACGGCTTGGCTTTGATGACGAGTCGCGTCTGATGTTGCGCAAGATCGCTCGCCAACCCTATGGCATGTTGTTGGTTACTGGACCGACTGGCTCGGGCAAGACCACTACGTTGTATTCGCTGATAGGCGAAGTGCGTACCAGCGAAGAAAAGATCATCACCATCGAAGACCCGGTGGAATACCAGCTGGAAGGGGTTTTGCAGATTCCTGTCAATGAAGCCAAGGGGCTAACCTTCGCCCGTGGTCTGCGCTCTATACTTCGTCATGACCCTGACGCCATCATGGTCGGAGAAATACGCGACCCAGAAACCGCTACCATCTCCATTCAAGCGGCGCTGACTGGCCATACTGTCTTCACCAGCGTGCATGCCAACAGTATTCTCGATGTCATCCAGCGGTTCCGCCATATGGGTATAGATGCCTACGCCATGACTTCCGCTCTGAACGGTGTCGTGGCTCAACGGCTGCTGCGCCGCATTTGTACGCACTGTGCCACAGCTTGGCATCCTGATGCGGCCTCCCTCAAGGAGCTGGGGCTGATCGACGAGGTCGACGTAAGCACGGATTACCGTCAGGCCAAAGGCTGCAGTCAATGTCGTGGAACGGGATATCGGGGGCGCATGGCGATTGCCGAGTTTATGATCCTTGATGATGAAATAAGAGAGTTGATAGTGTCCCAGGCCCCTATATCGCGACTCAAGGAGAAGGTACGTCAGCGTGGAACTCGATTCCTTAGGGAAACGGCGTTGGAGTGTGCAGCCCGAGGACTGACGACACTTCAG
Above is a genomic segment from Halopseudomonas litoralis containing:
- a CDS encoding GspE/PulE family protein, whose amino-acid sequence is MTSLSQLVDEAMQGVPVVPGVSPVAQLIKQTDLPEEQLLEEVGRRAGFRVLYPAQMDDCTPAFDAIPLQDCLGKELLPLYDDHDRLLIVLCDPYRPFLHEWLTESLGPRAFEIALSTRANIQTFMASWGESHRLSQDVTSASLDTGRLPALTLTVASLKEEHPAVRGLNAILLDAMNSRASDVHLENTQSGLLVRLRLDGVLVMVNTFTGRELAEQIVSRIKVLAELDISEQRIPQDGRCRAIINERDVDIRVSIMPGLFGEDAVLRLLDRSHLTGEDAELSLERLGFDDESRLMLRKIARQPYGMLLVTGPTGSGKTTTLYSLIGEVRTSEEKIITIEDPVEYQLEGVLQIPVNEAKGLTFARGLRSILRHDPDAIMVGEIRDPETATISIQAALTGHTVFTSVHANSILDVIQRFRHMGIDAYAMTSALNGVVAQRLLRRICTHCATAWHPDAASLKELGLIDEVDVSTDYRQAKGCSQCRGTGYRGRMAIAEFMILDDEIRELIVSQAPISRLKEKVRQRGTRFLRETALECAARGLTTLQEVARVTFAE